The DNA sequence CGGACGCGCCGACGTATCCCATTCCACTCTGGAGACCTCCGACTAGCTGGTGAATCTGACTACCGACAGAACCACGGTAGGGTATAGCACCCTCGATTCCCTCGGGGACGAACTCCTGGTCGGTGTCCTCCTTGAGGTATCTGTCAGTGGTCTCCTCTCCGGCGGTCATGGCTCCGACGCTTCCCATTCCTCTGTACTGCTTGTAACGTTTGCCCTGTACGGTTATCGTCCTACCCGGAGCCTCGTCGGTGCCCGCTAAGAGCGATCCCATCATCACGGCGTCGGCTCCCGCGGCGACAGCCTTGGCTATGTCGCCCGAGTACCGTATTCCGCCGTCGGCTATCACGGGTACTCCGTGTTCGGAGGCGACGTCGGCGACGTTCGAGATGGCTGTCATCTGGGGCATTCCCGAACCCGCGACGACCCTCGTCGTACAGATACTTCCGGGTCCGACGCCGACCTTGAGACCGTCGGCGAACTCCACGAGCTCCTCGGCTGCCTCAGACGTGGCTATGTTCCCGACTACGACGTCGGCGTCGACCTTCTGTTTTATCTCGCGCGCGCCCTCGACGACGTTCATGTTGTGGGCGTGTGCGGTGTCGACCATCAGGACGTCGGCACCCGCCTCGTCGAGCTTTAGGGCGCGGTCGGTCTTGAAAGGCGAGACAGCGGCGGCGACTGCGAGATGTCCGTCGTCGTCCCTCGTAGCGTCGGGATACTCACGTCTTCTGAGTATACTCCTCATCGTAATTATGCCCTCGACCGTCTCTCCGCCGTCCTCTACGACGGGAAGACGTTCGACGCCGTTCTCGTACATGAGTTCGAGCGCCTCGTCGGGATCTATGCCCTCGTCTACCGTGACGACATCACGCGTCATGACCTCGGTTATGCTCACGTCACCGCGTCCGGTGTCGGCAAAGGGTCGCAGGTCACGTTTGCTGACTATTCCGACGAGGTCTCCCGTGTCATCGAGAACGGGAAGTCCCGAAACATCCTCTGTCTCCATGAGACGTGTGGCGTCGTCGACCGAGGCGTCGGTCGTTATAGTGACTACGTCTCTCGTGATGAGACGGTCGCTGTCCTTGACCTTCCTTATCTCCTCAGCCTGCGAGTCGGCGCTCAGGTTCCTGTGGACGACACCGATTCCGCCCTCACGTGCCATCGCTATCGCCATGCCGCTCTCGGTCACAGTGTCCATCGCGGCACTGATTATAGGAGTCTCCATCTCTACGTTAACCGATACCCTGGTAGAAACGTCAGCTTCGTTGGGCTCGACAGTAGACTCGGAAGGACGTAGAAGAAGATCGTCGAAGGTGAGTCCCTCCTCGCAGTCGAGCTTGTCTCTGAAATCTGTCCCCATGTAACCTCAACGCGCCGACTTCTTAAAATGGTGTCGCTATCTTGTCCTGTCGGCTACACCATCGGGAGCTTCCTGTCACCTATCGAGTCGACCTCGTCACGTATACTGTCCGCCGCGCCCCTCAGAGCGTCCTTGGCGGGCGAGTCCAAGTCGCTCAGGACTATCGGCTCTCCCTCGTCGCCTCCCGTCCTGACGTTGGGATCTATGGGTATTCTTCCGACGAGTGGCACGTCAGCCTCATCGGCGAGCTTCTGACCCGCTCCCGATCCGAATATATCGTGGTGTCCTCCGCAGTCGGGACAGACGAACTCCGACATGTTCTCGACTATCCCGACGACGGGGACGTTGGTCTTCTCGAACATCTCAACTCCCTTACGCGAGTCGTCGAGAGAGACCGTCTGTGGCGTCGTAACTATCACAGCACCCGTGACGGGTATCGTCTGGGCTATCGTGAGCTGTGCGTCTCCGGTTCCGGGGGGCATGTCGACGACGAGGTAGTCGAGGTCGCCCCAGTTGACGTCGTTGAGAAGCTGTGTCAGAGCGTTGTGTACCATCGCGCCCCTCCAGACTACGGGTGTGTCCTGTCCCGTGAGGTATCCCATCGACATCACCTTTATTCCGCTTTTCTCGGGCGGTATGATCTTCTCGTCCTTGTCGACCCTCGGCTGGGCGTCGCTCCCTAGCATACGTGGGACGTTAGGTCCGTAGACGTCGGAGTCGAAGAGACCTACGGTGGCTCCGGCGTCGGAGAGCGCGGCGGCTAAGTTGACAGCGACTGTCGACTTTCCGACGCCTCCCTTCCCACTCGAAACCGCGATTACCTTGTCGACGTTAGGAAGTACCTCACTCTCCTCGTCCGCCGCCTCAGCCTCCGATGACCACTCGACCTGAAGACCTTCGAGACCCTCGACGTCGGAGAGAGCGTCGGTTATGTCGTCACGTAGCTCTTCCTTCATATCCGGAGCCGGGAGATTGACACGGAAATGTGCCGTCGAGCCGTCGAGACGGACGTTCTCGACCATCTCCAGACTGACTATGTCCTCACCTAGCTCGGGGTCGTTGACGTTTCTGAGTGCTTCAAGAACATCATCGCGTGAAGGAGTCATTACTTTCCCTTTCGTAAGGATTACCTTAAGAATTGTGTATCGTCTGACGTTTTGACCGTGGGGACTATACCCTCCGACGGTATAAGACGAGTATGGCGTTCCATTACCTCGACCTGAGGACATTCTGTTACGACACCGAGTCTGAGGATCGCGTCCTCTCTGCGCTCGACAGATTCCTGCCTCCGCGCGACGAGTACGACGACGAGATAAAGACA is a window from the Candidatus Afararchaeum irisae genome containing:
- a CDS encoding Mrp/NBP35 family ATP-binding protein, translating into MTPSRDDVLEALRNVNDPELGEDIVSLEMVENVRLDGSTAHFRVNLPAPDMKEELRDDITDALSDVEGLEGLQVEWSSEAEAADEESEVLPNVDKVIAVSSGKGGVGKSTVAVNLAAALSDAGATVGLFDSDVYGPNVPRMLGSDAQPRVDKDEKIIPPEKSGIKVMSMGYLTGQDTPVVWRGAMVHNALTQLLNDVNWGDLDYLVVDMPPGTGDAQLTIAQTIPVTGAVIVTTPQTVSLDDSRKGVEMFEKTNVPVVGIVENMSEFVCPDCGGHHDIFGSGAGQKLADEADVPLVGRIPIDPNVRTGGDEGEPIVLSDLDSPAKDALRGAADSIRDEVDSIGDRKLPMV
- the guaB gene encoding IMP dehydrogenase, whose product is MGTDFRDKLDCEEGLTFDDLLLRPSESTVEPNEADVSTRVSVNVEMETPIISAAMDTVTESGMAIAMAREGGIGVVHRNLSADSQAEEIRKVKDSDRLITRDVVTITTDASVDDATRLMETEDVSGLPVLDDTGDLVGIVSKRDLRPFADTGRGDVSITEVMTRDVVTVDEGIDPDEALELMYENGVERLPVVEDGGETVEGIITMRSILRRREYPDATRDDDGHLAVAAAVSPFKTDRALKLDEAGADVLMVDTAHAHNMNVVEGAREIKQKVDADVVVGNIATSEAAEELVEFADGLKVGVGPGSICTTRVVAGSGMPQMTAISNVADVASEHGVPVIADGGIRYSGDIAKAVAAGADAVMMGSLLAGTDEAPGRTITVQGKRYKQYRGMGSVGAMTAGEETTDRYLKEDTDQEFVPEGIEGAIPYRGSVGSQIHQLVGGLQSGMGYVGASDIDEMQEEARFVRITGAGKEESHPHDVMITDEAPNYRSDQT